The Solibacillus sp. FSL W7-1436 genome window below encodes:
- a CDS encoding YgzB family protein: MKKYNSKINKIRSFALSLIFIGFVIMYGAIFFKSNQILVLIFMTIGLLCIIGSTAVYGWIGLLSTKAVQVVCPECGKWTKVLGRVDICMYCNEPLTLDPALEGKEFNQEYNKN, translated from the coding sequence ATGAAAAAATATAATAGTAAAATCAATAAGATCCGCTCTTTTGCATTATCCCTTATTTTCATCGGCTTCGTTATTATGTATGGTGCAATCTTTTTCAAAAGTAATCAAATACTTGTATTAATCTTCATGACAATTGGACTTCTTTGTATTATCGGCAGTACAGCTGTATACGGCTGGATAGGATTGCTGTCTACAAAGGCTGTGCAAGTCGTCTGTCCGGAATGCGGAAAATGGACAAAAGTTTTAGGTCGCGTGGATATTTGTATGTATTGCAATGAACCGTTAACTTTAGATCCTGCATTGGAAGGAAAAGAATTCAATCAAGAATATAATAAAAATTAA
- a CDS encoding D-2-hydroxyacid dehydrogenase, with protein MVTIYFTFELREDLKQPLLAQFPQVDFLFDKKLDVEKLAQTDVLVTYGEDLIEEHIQHADKLRWIFVASAGIEKMPAEAIAKRNILVSNVRGIHKKPMTESILAHILSLKRVLPFIYEQQQKKEWNKKARPTELNGSTALIIGPGAIGGEVGRILQAFDVHTIGCNRSGNDAPYMNETYKLEDLKEQLPKADIVLSMLPSTKETKHMLTREHFELMKSSAIFMNFGRGDLVETDTLVGVLQDELIEHAVLDVYEIEPLPADSPLWGLNNVTLSPHFSSHSSRYLERSLDIFKPSLEKWLNGEHDLENKLDILRGY; from the coding sequence ATGGTAACGATTTATTTTACATTTGAGCTGCGCGAAGACTTAAAACAGCCGCTTTTGGCACAGTTTCCTCAAGTGGATTTTTTATTTGATAAGAAACTGGATGTGGAGAAACTTGCTCAAACAGATGTTTTAGTAACATATGGGGAAGATTTAATAGAAGAGCATATACAGCATGCAGATAAATTGCGATGGATTTTCGTTGCATCTGCAGGAATTGAAAAAATGCCGGCAGAAGCGATTGCGAAACGTAACATACTCGTTTCAAATGTACGCGGGATTCATAAGAAGCCGATGACTGAATCGATTTTAGCTCACATTTTATCACTGAAACGTGTATTGCCGTTTATTTATGAGCAGCAGCAGAAGAAAGAATGGAATAAAAAGGCGCGACCGACAGAGTTGAATGGAAGTACAGCTTTGATTATCGGTCCGGGTGCAATAGGCGGAGAAGTAGGACGCATTCTGCAGGCATTTGACGTACATACAATTGGCTGCAATCGCTCAGGTAACGATGCGCCTTATATGAACGAGACATATAAGCTGGAGGATTTAAAAGAGCAGTTACCGAAAGCGGATATTGTTCTTTCCATGCTGCCATCTACTAAGGAAACGAAGCATATGCTGACTCGAGAGCATTTTGAACTGATGAAAAGTTCTGCCATCTTTATGAATTTCGGGCGGGGAGATTTGGTCGAAACGGATACCCTTGTTGGCGTTTTACAAGACGAGTTAATAGAACATGCTGTATTGGACGTCTATGAAATCGAGCCATTACCGGCAGACAGCCCGTTATGGGGTTTGAACAATGTTACACTTTCACCACATTTTTCAAGTCATTCCTCACGTTATTTGGAGCGCAGTCTGGATATTTTCAAGCCGAGTCTGGAAAAATGGCTCAATGGGGAACATGATTTAGAAAATAAACTGGATATTTTACGAGGCTACTAA
- a CDS encoding FUSC family protein, with translation MKLGARVLKTGVAIVFALFLAQILNVPSPVFAAIAAVFAIQPSIYRSYLTILEQIQGNIIGATVAVLFGLVFGHHIVSVGIAAIIVLGIMMKLKLEKSVSLALVTMIAIMEVPGDDFLMFGLIRFSTVMLGVFAAFVVNLLFLPPKYEIKLFKKINSVQDDIIRWTRLAVRQASEHTSTKMAVNKLQSRLNEIDTMYGFFKEERSYFRNRKYVKARKLVIYRQMLLTSKKSYELLVRLHKHENELGKLPSKFQVIIQERLDFLLTYHEQLLLKYTGKLRPEHSKWTRHEEYLQGSELMEQFIKQIALAQEEAEEDEQFSSYHLLYILSRILDYEENLEHLDTLIVSYRSFHSEEKNLDLESEFY, from the coding sequence ATGAAATTAGGTGCACGCGTTTTAAAAACGGGTGTTGCAATCGTTTTCGCCTTATTTTTAGCTCAAATACTGAATGTCCCCTCACCTGTGTTTGCTGCAATTGCTGCTGTTTTCGCAATCCAGCCATCTATTTACCGCTCTTATCTTACTATTTTAGAGCAAATACAGGGTAATATAATCGGCGCTACCGTTGCTGTCCTATTTGGTCTTGTCTTTGGACATCATATTGTGTCTGTCGGTATTGCCGCTATTATCGTACTTGGTATTATGATGAAACTAAAGCTCGAAAAGTCTGTATCCCTTGCACTTGTAACGATGATCGCCATTATGGAAGTACCGGGCGATGATTTTCTAATGTTTGGTTTAATCCGATTTAGTACTGTAATGCTGGGTGTATTTGCCGCTTTTGTTGTGAACTTATTGTTTTTACCGCCTAAATACGAAATAAAGTTATTTAAAAAGATCAACTCTGTTCAGGATGATATCATTCGCTGGACACGTTTAGCTGTCCGCCAAGCGAGTGAACATACATCTACAAAAATGGCCGTAAATAAACTGCAGTCACGCCTCAATGAAATTGATACAATGTACGGTTTTTTCAAAGAAGAACGCAGCTATTTCAGAAACCGGAAGTATGTAAAAGCCCGAAAGCTTGTTATTTACCGTCAAATGTTATTAACATCGAAAAAAAGCTATGAATTGCTCGTCCGTTTACACAAACATGAAAATGAGCTCGGGAAGTTGCCAAGTAAATTTCAAGTAATCATACAAGAACGTTTAGACTTCTTGTTGACGTACCATGAACAACTGTTGTTGAAATATACCGGAAAGCTTAGGCCTGAACATTCAAAATGGACACGGCATGAAGAATATCTGCAAGGCAGCGAGCTAATGGAGCAGTTTATCAAACAGATTGCCCTTGCTCAGGAAGAGGCGGAAGAAGATGAACAGTTTTCAAGCTACCATCTGCTTTATATATTATCGCGTATATTAGACTACGAGGAAAACCTGGAACATCTTGATACATTGATCGTTTCCTATCGCAGCTTCCACAGTGAAGAAAAAAACCTCGACTTGGAATCAGAGTTTTATTAA
- a CDS encoding nucleotidyltransferase-like protein has translation MEHILRPIYQERASQPETLGVILINKREGAENMTDTFDSVLLIIVKESDKPIYSKHYSYGEAKMVMHILTEERLRKWIFIGSHKRLVDWLFHGKIMFDRNEFLYKLRSELQEFPFFGRKLKTGIQFAKLIRRYKEGKELFEDGHFLDAYNHVVASLHHLGRLSIIDSGHYPEVTVWAQVKRNDPAIYKLYEELIMSNESLEKRLELLFLAGEFLINSRTTDGAQHILETMLAQPSWTIQQLHDHPELSYYSVDLEVFVEYLIERELILVETVIAKNEAIFHRNYYVDRHYIESEYGL, from the coding sequence ATGGAACATATTTTAAGACCGATATATCAGGAACGTGCAAGTCAGCCGGAAACGCTTGGAGTAATATTGATAAACAAGCGTGAAGGTGCTGAAAATATGACCGATACATTTGATTCGGTACTTTTAATTATTGTAAAAGAAAGTGATAAGCCTATTTATTCAAAACACTATTCATATGGTGAAGCGAAAATGGTGATGCATATTTTAACGGAAGAACGATTGCGTAAATGGATTTTCATTGGCTCGCATAAACGGCTGGTTGATTGGCTTTTCCACGGTAAAATTATGTTTGACCGCAATGAGTTTCTATATAAACTGCGTTCTGAATTACAAGAGTTCCCATTCTTCGGTCGTAAACTAAAAACAGGTATCCAGTTTGCCAAGTTAATCCGCCGTTATAAAGAAGGAAAAGAATTATTTGAAGATGGTCATTTTTTAGATGCGTACAATCATGTAGTTGCTTCGCTGCATCATTTAGGGCGACTATCGATTATCGATAGCGGCCATTACCCGGAAGTGACAGTTTGGGCCCAGGTGAAACGCAATGATCCTGCAATCTATAAATTATACGAAGAGTTGATTATGAGTAACGAAAGCCTTGAAAAGCGTCTGGAGCTATTATTTTTAGCAGGTGAGTTTTTAATCAATTCCAGAACTACCGATGGGGCACAGCATATTTTGGAAACAATGCTTGCACAACCTTCATGGACGATTCAGCAACTGCATGATCATCCAGAGTTGAGTTATTACTCTGTTGACTTGGAAGTGTTTGTTGAATACTTAATAGAAAGAGAGTTAATTCTGGTGGAAACGGTTATTGCTAAAAACGAAGCAATCTTCCACAGGAACTATTATGTAGACAGACATTATATTGAATCTGAGTATGGGTTATAG
- a CDS encoding ABC transporter ATP-binding protein, whose amino-acid sequence MSKVLLKVDNLKKYFPIRHGMFARHIGDVKAVDDVSFELYEGETLGIVGESGCGKSTTGRAIMRLHEPTDGQVTFDGVELTKLNSEQMRKVRREIQMVFQDPYASLNPRHTVEKILEEPLIVHGIGNAKERKKKVHEYLEIVGLSSYHAKRYPHQFSGGQRQRIGIARALMTNPKLIIADEPVSALDVSIQAQVLNLMQRLQEDLKLTYIFIAHDLGVVRHISDRVGVMYLGRLVEIAESESLYHEPLHPYTQALLSAVPIPDPQFEREQLLLKGDIPSPSNPPTGCTFHTRCPFAMDKCKQVIPVLQQVKPGHSVACHLYETPQ is encoded by the coding sequence ATGTCGAAAGTGCTGCTGAAAGTTGACAATCTGAAAAAGTATTTTCCGATCCGGCATGGGATGTTCGCACGCCATATCGGTGATGTGAAGGCTGTCGATGACGTATCGTTTGAGCTTTATGAAGGGGAAACATTGGGCATTGTAGGGGAATCCGGTTGCGGGAAATCTACTACAGGCAGGGCGATTATGCGATTGCATGAACCGACAGACGGCCAGGTGACATTTGATGGGGTAGAGCTTACAAAATTAAACAGCGAACAAATGCGTAAAGTACGACGTGAGATTCAAATGGTGTTCCAGGATCCGTATGCTTCATTAAATCCAAGGCATACAGTTGAAAAAATTTTAGAGGAACCTTTAATTGTCCACGGGATCGGGAATGCGAAGGAGCGTAAAAAGAAAGTCCATGAATATTTGGAAATTGTCGGTTTAAGCTCCTATCATGCGAAGCGCTATCCTCACCAGTTTAGCGGCGGACAAAGACAGCGGATCGGTATCGCCAGAGCCCTAATGACAAATCCGAAACTGATTATTGCAGATGAACCGGTATCTGCACTGGACGTATCGATTCAAGCGCAAGTTTTAAATTTAATGCAGCGGTTGCAGGAAGATTTGAAACTGACATATATATTTATTGCCCATGATCTAGGGGTTGTGCGACATATTAGTGACCGGGTAGGCGTGATGTACCTAGGCAGGCTTGTCGAAATCGCGGAAAGCGAATCGTTATATCATGAGCCATTACATCCTTATACACAAGCGCTATTATCGGCTGTACCAATTCCGGATCCGCAGTTTGAGCGGGAACAGCTATTGCTGAAAGGTGATATACCGAGCCCGTCAAACCCGCCGACAGGATGCACATTCCATACACGCTGTCCTTTTGCGATGGATAAGTGCAAACAAGTAATTCCGGTGCTCCAGCAAGTTAAACCAGGTCATTCTGTAGCGTGTCATTTATATGAAACGCCACAATGA
- a CDS encoding ABC transporter permease, which yields MLHYIGKRLLHLIPVLLGMTFLVFLIIRAIPGDPAQVILGQQATADAIAALRLKLGLDNPWYVQYFDYLKGIVTGDLGESLRTRQPISSEMWPYLAATFELAFFAMIIAIIVGVNAGIVSAWFQNSWFDYLAMVIALIGVSMPIFWLGLMEQWAFGIQLGWLPTSGREEVRDPVTAITHFYLIDTLLQGRFDQFIVVLKHLLLPGIALATIPTAIIARMTRASMLEVMRSDFVRTARAKGQKMFVVVYKHALKNALIPVLTVVGLQTGMLLGGAILTETIFSWPGIGRYIYEAIGFRDYPVIQSGILIVAFLFVMINLIVDLLYTVIDSRIKYN from the coding sequence ATGCTTCACTACATTGGCAAACGTCTACTGCATTTAATACCTGTATTACTTGGGATGACCTTTTTAGTATTTCTGATCATTCGTGCCATTCCCGGTGATCCGGCACAAGTCATTTTAGGACAGCAGGCTACTGCAGATGCAATCGCGGCACTTCGCCTGAAATTGGGTCTGGATAATCCGTGGTATGTACAATATTTCGATTACTTAAAAGGAATTGTAACAGGAGATTTGGGGGAGTCATTAAGAACGAGGCAGCCGATCTCTTCTGAAATGTGGCCTTATTTAGCAGCTACTTTTGAACTGGCATTTTTCGCGATGATTATTGCAATTATCGTCGGGGTAAATGCAGGGATTGTTTCTGCATGGTTTCAAAATTCATGGTTTGATTACTTAGCAATGGTGATTGCTTTAATCGGTGTTTCAATGCCGATTTTCTGGTTAGGTTTAATGGAGCAATGGGCATTCGGTATTCAGCTCGGCTGGTTGCCAACATCGGGACGGGAAGAAGTTCGGGATCCGGTTACGGCAATTACGCACTTTTACTTAATTGATACATTATTGCAAGGCCGGTTCGATCAATTTATTGTTGTGTTAAAGCACTTATTATTACCTGGCATTGCACTTGCAACGATTCCAACGGCGATCATTGCACGTATGACAAGAGCCTCGATGTTGGAAGTAATGCGTTCGGATTTTGTTCGTACAGCTCGGGCAAAAGGTCAAAAAATGTTCGTTGTTGTTTATAAGCATGCATTGAAAAATGCGTTGATTCCTGTTTTGACAGTAGTCGGTTTACAAACGGGTATGCTTTTAGGCGGCGCCATCTTAACGGAAACAATATTTAGTTGGCCGGGAATTGGGCGCTATATATACGAAGCGATAGGATTCCGCGATTATCCTGTTATCCAGTCAGGTATTTTGATCGTTGCCTTTTTATTCGTAATGATTAACCTGATTGTCGACCTTTTATATACAGTGATTGATTCGCGCATTAAATACAACTAG
- the bcp gene encoding thioredoxin-dependent thiol peroxidase, translating to MTLENLQAPAFELQNEEGEMVTLEQYKGRNVILYFYPKDLTPGCTTQACDFRDKYKDFSDLNAVILGVSLDDAAKHTKFIEKHGLPFSLLVDENHEVAEKYGVWTLKKNFGKEYMGIERTTFLINEEGIVEKEWRKVRVKNHIEDVLNYLKNRTN from the coding sequence ATGACATTAGAAAATTTACAAGCACCGGCATTTGAATTGCAAAACGAGGAAGGGGAAATGGTTACGCTGGAACAGTATAAAGGCAGAAACGTTATTCTTTATTTTTACCCGAAAGATTTAACACCGGGCTGTACAACACAGGCTTGCGACTTCCGCGACAAATATAAGGACTTTTCAGATTTGAATGCTGTAATTTTAGGGGTAAGTTTGGATGATGCAGCGAAACATACAAAATTTATTGAAAAGCACGGACTGCCGTTTTCATTATTAGTGGATGAAAATCATGAAGTTGCGGAGAAGTATGGTGTATGGACATTGAAGAAAAACTTCGGGAAAGAATATATGGGTATTGAACGTACAACGTTTTTAATTAATGAAGAGGGAATCGTTGAAAAAGAGTGGCGTAAAGTACGGGTGAAAAATCATATAGAAGATGTGTTAAACTATTTAAAAAATCGCACGAATTAA
- the perR gene encoding peroxide-responsive transcriptional repressor PerR: protein MSELHLKDALDTLKTTGVRITPQRHAILEYLIQSMIHPTADDIYKALCDKFPNMSVATVYNNLRVFREVGLVKELTYGDAASRFDFVTGDHYHMICDCCGKIVDFHYPGLNEVEQFASQVTGFQVNSHRLEVYGTCPDCIAVGAAKVQ from the coding sequence ATGTCTGAATTGCATTTGAAGGATGCGCTGGACACGTTAAAGACTACTGGTGTACGAATTACTCCTCAGCGTCATGCGATTTTGGAATATTTAATTCAAAGTATGATTCACCCAACAGCTGATGATATATACAAGGCGCTTTGCGATAAGTTTCCTAATATGAGTGTAGCAACAGTTTATAATAATTTACGTGTCTTTCGTGAAGTAGGTTTAGTAAAAGAGCTTACTTATGGGGATGCAGCGAGTCGTTTCGATTTCGTAACGGGCGACCATTATCACATGATTTGTGACTGCTGCGGTAAAATTGTAGACTTCCACTATCCCGGTTTAAATGAAGTGGAGCAGTTTGCTTCGCAAGTAACAGGCTTTCAAGTTAATTCGCACCGTTTAGAAGTCTATGGTACATGTCCTGACTGTATAGCAGTCGGTGCAGCAAAAGTTCAATAA
- a CDS encoding glutamate-1-semialdehyde 2,1-aminomutase, whose translation MNHTKSEQLHTEALEHIVGGVNSPSRSYKAVGGGAPVVMVRGKGAYFWDVDGNRYIDYLAAYGPIVTGHGHPHIAKAIAHAAETGVLFGTPTEHEIKFAKMLKEAIPTLDKVRFNNSGTEAVMTCVRVARAFTGRTKIIKFAGCYHGHFDQVLVAAGSGPATLGSPDSAGVPHAVATEVITVPFNNKEEFTLAMEKWGNDVAGILIEPIVGNFGIVEPHKGFLEHVHALAKEYGALTIHDEVITAFRFHYGAAHTMLGLTPDLVAMGKVIGGGLPIGAYGGRKEVMETVAPLGPAYQAGTMAGNPASMQAGIACLEVLQQPGIYEEMDRLGALLEEGILAAAKKHNVTITLNRLKGAFAIYFTDVKVENYEQAENTDGEKFGRFFKLMLSQGINLAPSKYEAWFLTTEHTEADMEETLKAVDYAFSQL comes from the coding sequence ATGAATCATACTAAATCTGAACAGCTTCATACAGAAGCACTCGAACATATTGTTGGCGGGGTAAACAGTCCATCCCGTTCTTATAAAGCAGTAGGCGGTGGCGCACCGGTTGTCATGGTCCGCGGTAAAGGAGCATACTTTTGGGATGTGGACGGTAATCGTTACATCGATTATTTAGCAGCCTATGGACCGATCGTTACAGGGCATGGTCATCCGCATATTGCAAAAGCCATCGCACACGCAGCGGAAACCGGTGTATTATTCGGTACACCGACAGAGCATGAAATTAAATTCGCAAAAATGCTGAAAGAAGCTATCCCTACATTGGATAAAGTACGTTTTAACAACTCCGGTACAGAAGCCGTGATGACATGTGTACGTGTAGCACGCGCATTTACAGGCCGTACAAAGATCATTAAATTCGCCGGCTGCTACCACGGTCACTTCGACCAAGTACTTGTTGCTGCGGGATCTGGTCCGGCAACATTAGGTTCACCTGACTCAGCCGGTGTTCCTCATGCTGTCGCAACAGAAGTAATTACCGTTCCATTTAACAATAAGGAAGAATTTACACTGGCAATGGAAAAATGGGGCAATGATGTTGCAGGAATCTTAATCGAGCCAATCGTCGGCAACTTCGGAATTGTAGAACCGCATAAAGGATTTTTGGAACATGTACATGCATTGGCAAAAGAATATGGCGCATTAACAATTCACGATGAAGTCATTACAGCTTTCCGTTTCCACTACGGTGCAGCACATACAATGCTTGGTTTAACTCCGGACTTAGTCGCAATGGGGAAAGTAATCGGCGGCGGTTTGCCAATCGGTGCATACGGTGGTCGTAAAGAAGTTATGGAAACAGTCGCTCCACTTGGCCCTGCATATCAGGCTGGTACTATGGCCGGTAACCCTGCTAGTATGCAAGCAGGTATTGCATGTCTTGAAGTATTGCAGCAACCAGGGATTTATGAAGAAATGGATCGCTTAGGTGCTCTTCTTGAAGAAGGGATTTTAGCTGCTGCCAAAAAACATAATGTGACGATTACATTAAACCGTTTAAAAGGCGCATTTGCTATTTATTTTACGGATGTAAAAGTGGAAAACTATGAGCAGGCGGAAAATACGGACGGTGAAAAGTTCGGCCGCTTCTTTAAATTAATGTTATCCCAAGGCATCAACTTAGCCCCTTCAAAATATGAAGCATGGTTCCTGACGACAGAACATACAGAAGCAGACATGGAAGAAACGTTAAAAGCAGTGGATTACGCCTTTTCTCAACTATAA
- the nikC gene encoding nickel transporter permease, whose product MAEIIQNQVQRIEEERVKGPWQEAWTNFKKSKSALFGSAIVLFFVLLAIFGPLFAPQGINEQNLSVRLQPPSADFWFGTDDLGRDIFSRILHGARISLTVGLSAVLISAVAGSFLGIIAGYYGRWVDTIISRIFDIMLAFPSILLAIAIVSILGPSLQNALIAIAVINIPNFGRLIRSRVLSIKEEEYIHAAKAIGMKNSRILWKHILPNSMTPVIVQGTLAIATAIIEAAALGFLGLGAEAPQPEWGKMLADARMFLLNAPWAMIFPGLAIMLTVIGFNLMGDGLRDALDPKMKS is encoded by the coding sequence ATGGCTGAAATTATACAAAATCAAGTTCAGAGAATTGAAGAAGAACGAGTAAAGGGACCGTGGCAAGAGGCGTGGACGAATTTCAAGAAAAGTAAGTCTGCGCTGTTCGGCAGTGCAATTGTGTTATTCTTTGTGCTTCTGGCAATATTCGGCCCTCTATTTGCACCACAAGGTATAAATGAGCAGAATTTAAGTGTGCGTCTGCAGCCTCCATCTGCTGATTTCTGGTTTGGAACAGATGATCTAGGTCGTGATATATTTTCGCGAATTTTACATGGAGCCCGCATCTCATTGACGGTTGGTTTATCGGCTGTATTAATATCTGCAGTTGCCGGCAGTTTTTTAGGGATTATTGCAGGTTACTATGGTCGTTGGGTTGATACAATTATTTCACGAATCTTTGATATTATGCTTGCGTTTCCAAGTATTTTATTGGCGATCGCAATTGTATCGATTTTAGGACCATCACTGCAAAATGCATTAATTGCCATAGCGGTTATTAATATACCGAACTTCGGCCGACTGATCCGGTCGCGGGTGCTGAGCATTAAAGAAGAAGAGTATATTCATGCTGCAAAAGCAATCGGTATGAAAAACTCCAGGATACTATGGAAGCATATTTTGCCGAACTCGATGACTCCGGTTATCGTACAGGGGACACTGGCGATTGCGACAGCGATTATCGAAGCGGCGGCACTAGGATTTTTAGGACTTGGTGCAGAAGCGCCCCAGCCGGAGTGGGGGAAAATGCTTGCGGATGCGCGGATGTTTTTACTGAACGCACCATGGGCAATGATTTTCCCGGGACTTGCGATTATGCTGACAGTAATCGGCTTTAACCTTATGGGTGACGGACTGCGCGATGCACTTGATCCGAAGATGAAAAGTTAA
- a CDS encoding ABC transporter substrate-binding protein translates to MRKGKLYLVSLMMLLVMSLFLAACGADDEETSSSETSNDSSTNTDSSTTDNSSSTTPQVLVFGRGADSVSLDPGIVTDGESFKVTQNLFETLLNFGEQDTTINPGLAKEWEVSEDGLTYTFQLQEGVKFHDGTDFNAEAVIKNINRWKGGKEEDFYYFNSMFKAEGEDIIKDVTAEGDYTVVFTLSRPQAPFLKNLAMSPFGIGSPTAFEAAGDKFGDNPVGTGPFKFTEWKRNDSITIEKFEDYWQEGLPKLDKVIFRSIPDNSARLNELMAGNIDLADGINPSDGKTVEGDSALQLIERPSMNIGYLGLTNTRAPFDNKLVRQAVNYAIDKQAIVDAFFEGRAEVAANPMPPSISGYNDAISPYPYDPEKAKSLLAEAGYDGKEIELWAMPVPRPYMPDGAKVAEVIQKNLEDVGIPSKIVTFEWATYLEKANNGEADAFMLGWTGDNGDADNFIYTLLDKDNIGSNNYAYYTNEEVHSLLIQAQSETDENVRNDLYKKAQEIIHDDAPWVPLAHSTPLLAAKAGVKGFLPHPTGSDKLDNVSME, encoded by the coding sequence TTGAGGAAAGGTAAATTGTATTTAGTAAGTCTTATGATGCTATTAGTAATGTCATTATTTTTAGCAGCTTGTGGTGCTGACGATGAAGAAACGTCATCATCAGAAACAAGCAATGATTCAAGTACAAATACAGACAGCAGTACGACAGACAATTCAAGTTCTACAACACCTCAAGTATTAGTATTTGGCCGTGGAGCAGATTCTGTTTCACTTGACCCAGGTATCGTAACAGATGGCGAATCATTCAAAGTAACACAAAATCTATTTGAAACATTACTGAACTTCGGGGAGCAAGATACAACGATCAACCCTGGACTAGCAAAAGAATGGGAAGTAAGTGAAGATGGTTTAACTTACACATTCCAGCTTCAGGAAGGTGTAAAATTCCATGATGGCACAGACTTCAATGCAGAAGCAGTCATTAAAAATATCAATCGCTGGAAAGGTGGAAAAGAGGAAGATTTCTACTACTTCAACTCTATGTTTAAAGCAGAGGGCGAAGATATTATTAAAGATGTAACGGCAGAAGGGGATTACACAGTTGTATTCACACTTTCTCGTCCGCAGGCACCATTCCTTAAAAACTTGGCGATGAGCCCGTTCGGAATTGGTTCACCAACTGCATTTGAAGCAGCAGGCGATAAATTCGGCGATAATCCAGTAGGTACAGGTCCATTTAAATTTACTGAATGGAAACGTAATGACTCAATCACGATTGAGAAGTTTGAAGACTACTGGCAAGAAGGTTTACCGAAATTAGATAAAGTTATCTTCCGTTCAATTCCTGATAACTCTGCTCGTTTAAATGAATTAATGGCAGGCAATATCGATTTAGCTGATGGTATTAACCCTTCAGACGGTAAAACAGTTGAGGGCGATTCTGCGTTACAACTAATTGAACGTCCATCAATGAACATTGGCTATTTAGGTTTAACGAATACACGTGCACCGTTTGATAACAAACTGGTACGTCAAGCAGTGAACTATGCAATCGATAAACAGGCGATTGTGGATGCGTTCTTTGAAGGACGTGCAGAAGTGGCGGCAAACCCGATGCCACCATCAATCAGCGGTTACAATGATGCAATTTCTCCATATCCGTATGATCCTGAAAAAGCGAAATCTTTATTAGCTGAAGCTGGCTATGACGGAAAAGAAATTGAATTATGGGCAATGCCGGTACCTCGTCCATATATGCCGGACGGAGCGAAAGTGGCGGAAGTTATTCAAAAGAACTTAGAAGATGTTGGTATCCCATCGAAAATCGTAACATTTGAGTGGGCAACATATTTAGAAAAAGCGAACAACGGTGAAGCCGATGCATTCATGCTTGGCTGGACTGGTGATAATGGAGATGCAGACAACTTCATCTACACATTATTAGACAAAGACAATATCGGTTCAAACAACTATGCGTACTATACTAATGAAGAAGTTCATAGTCTATTAATTCAGGCGCAGTCTGAAACAGATGAAAATGTGCGTAACGATTTATACAAAAAAGCACAGGAAATCATTCATGACGATGCTCCATGGGTACCGCTTGCACACTCTACACCATTACTTGCAGCTAAAGCTGGTGTGAAAGGGTTCCTGCCACACCCGACAGGCTCTGATAAATTAGATAACGTTTCAATGGAGTAA